One genomic window of Eptesicus fuscus isolate TK198812 chromosome 6, DD_ASM_mEF_20220401, whole genome shotgun sequence includes the following:
- the TMCO6 gene encoding transmembrane and coiled-coil domain-containing protein 6 isoform X1, producing MLGDCVPSLQSSGNFLQLHTMLSPRQGLLRPVGCGVEELRRRRREREAALRRARREQQLVSKRLLRDDTPEEAEGGCVASILGEAEVQQFLWLAQRGTEEKEREGALVSLRRGLQHPETQQTFIRLEGSMRTLVGLLTSNQALLQLEAARCLHELSHSEQSEVAEACLPATSYLLTYLAGHSSDLIELCLYTLGNLIVESEAGRKQLLPQGIVPALASCIQSPHLTVLEALGYALSQLLQAKEAPKKIIPSVLASPIPQHLLQLLQPGPKLNPGVAVEFAWCLHYIICSQVNNALLITHGAVSTLGLLLLHLAGTVQSSEDAGLELLVCPVLRCLSNLLTEEAVEAGGGQVQLRDERVVVSVFILLQFLLQKHPSLLPEGLWLLNNLTANSPSICTSLLSLDLIKPLLQLLPVSNVVSVLVLTVLCNVAEKGPAYCWHLWPGPLLSSLLDTLAFSDTEVVGQSLELLQLLFLYRPEAAQAFLQQSGLQALKRHEEEAQLQDRVHALQQTALHR from the exons ATGCTCGGGGACTGCGTCCCCAGCCTGCAGTCCAGCGGGAACTTCCTCCAGCTCCACACCATGTTGAGCCCACGGCAAGGCCTTCTCAGGCCGGTGGGATGCGGGGTGGAGGAGCTGCGGCGCCGCCGGCGGGAGCGGGAGGCAG CACTGCGGCGGGCACGGAGGGAGCAGCAGCTGGTCAGCAAGAGGCTGCTGAGAGACGACACCCCAGAGGAAGCCGAAGGGGGATGTGTGGCCTCGATCCTCGGGGAAGCCGAG GTCCAGCAGTTCCTGTGGTTAGCCCAGCGGGGgacagaggaaaaggagagagaaggagctcTGGTCAGCCTTCGTCGAGGCTTGCAGCACCCAGAGACACAGCAGACCTTCATCAG GTTGGAGGGCAGCATGCGGACCCTGGTTGGGCTCCTGACCAGCAACCAGGCCCTGTTGCAGCTTGAGGCGGCTCGGTGCCTTCATGAGCTCTCTCATTCCGAGCAGTCCGAGGTGGCTGaggcctgcctgccagccacGTCCTACCTTCTCACCTACCTCGCCGGTCACAGCTCAGACCTTATA GAGCTCTGTCTGTATACACTGGGTAACCTGATTGTGGAGAGTGAAGCTGGGAGAAAGCAGCTCCTGCCACAGGGCATTGTtccagccttggcttcctgcatCCAG TCCCCCCATCTGACTGTGCTTGAAGCCCTTGGATATGCCTTGTCCCAGCTCCTGCAGGCTAAGGAAGCGCCAAAGAAGATCATCCC TTCCGTCCTGGCCTCCCCGATTCCCCAGCATTTGCTGCAACTATTGCAACCTGGACCAAAGCTGAACCCTGGGGTCGCTGTGGAGTTTGCCTGGTGCCTTCACTACATCATCTGCAG CCAGGTCAATAATGCCCTGCTCATCACCCATGGGGCCGTCTCCACTCTGGGGCTGCTACTCTTGCACTTGGCTGGGACTGTCCAGAGTTCTGAAGATGCAGGACTGGAGTTG CTGGTGTGCCCTGTGCTTCGGTGTCTAAGCAACTTGCTAACAGAGGAAGCGGTGGAAGCTGGGGGAGGGCAAGTGCAGCTCAGAGATGAGCGTGTCGTGGTATCCGTATTTATCCTTCTGCAGTTCCTCCTCCAGAAACACCCCAGCCTGCTTCCTGAGGGCCTTTGGCTTCTTAATAACCTCACTG CAAACAGCCCTAGCATCTGTACCTCCTTGCTCTCCCTGGATCTGATCAAGCCTCTCTTGCAGTTGTTGCCAGTATCTAATGTGGTGAGCGTATTG GTGCTCACAGTTCTGTGCAACGTTGCAGAGAAGGGTCCTGCGTATTGCTGGCATCTGTGGCCAGGGCCCCTGCTCTCCTCCTTGCTGGACACATTGGCCTTCTCTGACACTGAAGTAGTAGGCCAGAGTTTGGAGCTGCTGCAACTGCTGTTCCTCTACCGGCCAGAG GCTGCCCAGGCCTTCCTGCAGCAATCAGGGCTGCAGGCCCTTAAAAGGCACGAGGAGGAAGCACAGCTCCAGGACCGAGTGCATGCTCTCCAGCAGACAGCTCTTCATAGATGA
- the NDUFA2 gene encoding NADH dehydrogenase [ubiquinone] 1 alpha subcomplex subunit 2 isoform X1 — MAAAAVSRGVRANLGLREIRIHLCQRSPGSQGVRDFIEKRYVELKKANPDLPILIRECSEVQPKLWARYGCFVSWVTAMRRRAPSYLGNRSCHFCKPEEVSDRARRGADQFSSIIWPREECLLEQLQC; from the exons atggcggcggcggcggtgagTCGAGGCGTCCGGGCCAACCTGGGTCTACGGGAGATTCGCATCCACTTGTGCCAGCGCTCGCCTGGCAGCCAGGGCGTCAG GGACTTCATCGAGAAGCGCTATGTGGAGCTGAAGAAGGCGAACCCCGACCTGCCCATCCTAATCCGCGAGTGCTCCGAGGTGCAGCCCAAGCTCTGGGCCCGCTACG GATGCTTCGTGTCCTGGGTAACAGCCATGAGGAGGCGGGCCCCGTCCTACTTAGGGAACAGGAGCTGTCATTTTTGTAAACCAGAAGAGGTTTCAGACAGGGCCAGAAGAGGTGCTGATCAGTTCTCGTCAAT caTTTGGCCAAGAGAAGAATGTCTCCTTGAACAACTTCAGTGCTGA
- the TMCO6 gene encoding transmembrane and coiled-coil domain-containing protein 6 isoform X3 yields the protein MRGGGAAAPPAGAGALRRARREQQLVSKRLLRDDTPEEAEGGCVASILGEAEVQQFLWLAQRGTEEKEREGALVSLRRGLQHPETQQTFIRLEGSMRTLVGLLTSNQALLQLEAARCLHELSHSEQSEVAEACLPATSYLLTYLAGHSSDLIELCLYTLGNLIVESEAGRKQLLPQGIVPALASCIQSPHLTVLEALGYALSQLLQAKEAPKKIIPSVLASPIPQHLLQLLQPGPKLNPGVAVEFAWCLHYIICSQVNNALLITHGAVSTLGLLLLHLAGTVQSSEDAGLELLVCPVLRCLSNLLTEEAVEAGGGQVQLRDERVVVSVFILLQFLLQKHPSLLPEGLWLLNNLTANSPSICTSLLSLDLIKPLLQLLPVSNVVSVLVLTVLCNVAEKGPAYCWHLWPGPLLSSLLDTLAFSDTEVVGQSLELLQLLFLYRPEAAQAFLQQSGLQALKRHEEEAQLQDRVHALQQTALHR from the exons ATGCGGGGTGGAGGAGCTGCGGCGCCGCCGGCGGGAGCGGGAG CACTGCGGCGGGCACGGAGGGAGCAGCAGCTGGTCAGCAAGAGGCTGCTGAGAGACGACACCCCAGAGGAAGCCGAAGGGGGATGTGTGGCCTCGATCCTCGGGGAAGCCGAG GTCCAGCAGTTCCTGTGGTTAGCCCAGCGGGGgacagaggaaaaggagagagaaggagctcTGGTCAGCCTTCGTCGAGGCTTGCAGCACCCAGAGACACAGCAGACCTTCATCAG GTTGGAGGGCAGCATGCGGACCCTGGTTGGGCTCCTGACCAGCAACCAGGCCCTGTTGCAGCTTGAGGCGGCTCGGTGCCTTCATGAGCTCTCTCATTCCGAGCAGTCCGAGGTGGCTGaggcctgcctgccagccacGTCCTACCTTCTCACCTACCTCGCCGGTCACAGCTCAGACCTTATA GAGCTCTGTCTGTATACACTGGGTAACCTGATTGTGGAGAGTGAAGCTGGGAGAAAGCAGCTCCTGCCACAGGGCATTGTtccagccttggcttcctgcatCCAG TCCCCCCATCTGACTGTGCTTGAAGCCCTTGGATATGCCTTGTCCCAGCTCCTGCAGGCTAAGGAAGCGCCAAAGAAGATCATCCC TTCCGTCCTGGCCTCCCCGATTCCCCAGCATTTGCTGCAACTATTGCAACCTGGACCAAAGCTGAACCCTGGGGTCGCTGTGGAGTTTGCCTGGTGCCTTCACTACATCATCTGCAG CCAGGTCAATAATGCCCTGCTCATCACCCATGGGGCCGTCTCCACTCTGGGGCTGCTACTCTTGCACTTGGCTGGGACTGTCCAGAGTTCTGAAGATGCAGGACTGGAGTTG CTGGTGTGCCCTGTGCTTCGGTGTCTAAGCAACTTGCTAACAGAGGAAGCGGTGGAAGCTGGGGGAGGGCAAGTGCAGCTCAGAGATGAGCGTGTCGTGGTATCCGTATTTATCCTTCTGCAGTTCCTCCTCCAGAAACACCCCAGCCTGCTTCCTGAGGGCCTTTGGCTTCTTAATAACCTCACTG CAAACAGCCCTAGCATCTGTACCTCCTTGCTCTCCCTGGATCTGATCAAGCCTCTCTTGCAGTTGTTGCCAGTATCTAATGTGGTGAGCGTATTG GTGCTCACAGTTCTGTGCAACGTTGCAGAGAAGGGTCCTGCGTATTGCTGGCATCTGTGGCCAGGGCCCCTGCTCTCCTCCTTGCTGGACACATTGGCCTTCTCTGACACTGAAGTAGTAGGCCAGAGTTTGGAGCTGCTGCAACTGCTGTTCCTCTACCGGCCAGAG GCTGCCCAGGCCTTCCTGCAGCAATCAGGGCTGCAGGCCCTTAAAAGGCACGAGGAGGAAGCACAGCTCCAGGACCGAGTGCATGCTCTCCAGCAGACAGCTCTTCATAGATGA
- the NDUFA2 gene encoding NADH dehydrogenase [ubiquinone] 1 alpha subcomplex subunit 2 isoform X2, with translation MAAAAVSRGVRANLGLREIRIHLCQRSPGSQGVRDFIEKRYVELKKANPDLPILIRECSEVQPKLWARYAFGQEKNVSLNNFSADQVTRALENVLSGKA, from the exons atggcggcggcggcggtgagTCGAGGCGTCCGGGCCAACCTGGGTCTACGGGAGATTCGCATCCACTTGTGCCAGCGCTCGCCTGGCAGCCAGGGCGTCAG GGACTTCATCGAGAAGCGCTATGTGGAGCTGAAGAAGGCGAACCCCGACCTGCCCATCCTAATCCGCGAGTGCTCCGAGGTGCAGCCCAAGCTCTGGGCCCGCTACG caTTTGGCCAAGAGAAGAATGTCTCCTTGAACAACTTCAGTGCTGATCAGGTAACCAGAGCCCTAGAGAATGTGCTAAGTGGCAAAGCCTGA
- the TMCO6 gene encoding transmembrane and coiled-coil domain-containing protein 6 isoform X4 — MRGGGAAAPPAGAGGSTAAGTEGAAAGQQEAAERRHPRGSRRGMCGLDPRGSRGPAVPVVSPAGDRGKGERRSSGQPSSRLAAPRDTADLHQELCLYTLGNLIVESEAGRKQLLPQGIVPALASCIQSPHLTVLEALGYALSQLLQAKEAPKKIIPSVLASPIPQHLLQLLQPGPKLNPGVAVEFAWCLHYIICSQVNNALLITHGAVSTLGLLLLHLAGTVQSSEDAGLELLVCPVLRCLSNLLTEEAVEAGGGQVQLRDERVVVSVFILLQFLLQKHPSLLPEGLWLLNNLTANSPSICTSLLSLDLIKPLLQLLPVSNVVSVLVLTVLCNVAEKGPAYCWHLWPGPLLSSLLDTLAFSDTEVVGQSLELLQLLFLYRPEAAQAFLQQSGLQALKRHEEEAQLQDRVHALQQTALHR; from the exons ATGCGGGGTGGAGGAGCTGCGGCGCCGCCGGCGGGAGCGGGAGGCAG CACTGCGGCGGGCACGGAGGGAGCAGCAGCTGGTCAGCAAGAGGCTGCTGAGAGACGACACCCCAGAGGAAGCCGAAGGGGGATGTGTGGCCTCGATCCTCGGGGAAGCCGAG GTCCAGCAGTTCCTGTGGTTAGCCCAGCGGGGgacagaggaaaaggagagagaaggagctcTGGTCAGCCTTCGTCGAGGCTTGCAGCACCCAGAGACACAGCAGACCTTCATCAG GAGCTCTGTCTGTATACACTGGGTAACCTGATTGTGGAGAGTGAAGCTGGGAGAAAGCAGCTCCTGCCACAGGGCATTGTtccagccttggcttcctgcatCCAG TCCCCCCATCTGACTGTGCTTGAAGCCCTTGGATATGCCTTGTCCCAGCTCCTGCAGGCTAAGGAAGCGCCAAAGAAGATCATCCC TTCCGTCCTGGCCTCCCCGATTCCCCAGCATTTGCTGCAACTATTGCAACCTGGACCAAAGCTGAACCCTGGGGTCGCTGTGGAGTTTGCCTGGTGCCTTCACTACATCATCTGCAG CCAGGTCAATAATGCCCTGCTCATCACCCATGGGGCCGTCTCCACTCTGGGGCTGCTACTCTTGCACTTGGCTGGGACTGTCCAGAGTTCTGAAGATGCAGGACTGGAGTTG CTGGTGTGCCCTGTGCTTCGGTGTCTAAGCAACTTGCTAACAGAGGAAGCGGTGGAAGCTGGGGGAGGGCAAGTGCAGCTCAGAGATGAGCGTGTCGTGGTATCCGTATTTATCCTTCTGCAGTTCCTCCTCCAGAAACACCCCAGCCTGCTTCCTGAGGGCCTTTGGCTTCTTAATAACCTCACTG CAAACAGCCCTAGCATCTGTACCTCCTTGCTCTCCCTGGATCTGATCAAGCCTCTCTTGCAGTTGTTGCCAGTATCTAATGTGGTGAGCGTATTG GTGCTCACAGTTCTGTGCAACGTTGCAGAGAAGGGTCCTGCGTATTGCTGGCATCTGTGGCCAGGGCCCCTGCTCTCCTCCTTGCTGGACACATTGGCCTTCTCTGACACTGAAGTAGTAGGCCAGAGTTTGGAGCTGCTGCAACTGCTGTTCCTCTACCGGCCAGAG GCTGCCCAGGCCTTCCTGCAGCAATCAGGGCTGCAGGCCCTTAAAAGGCACGAGGAGGAAGCACAGCTCCAGGACCGAGTGCATGCTCTCCAGCAGACAGCTCTTCATAGATGA
- the TMCO6 gene encoding transmembrane and coiled-coil domain-containing protein 6 isoform X2 encodes MLGDCVPSLQSSGNFLQLHTMLSPRQGLLRPVGCGVEELRRRRREREAALRRARREQQLVSKRLLRDDTPEEAEGGCVASILGEAEVQQFLWLAQRGTEEKEREGALVSLRRGLQHPETQQTFIRLEGSMRTLVGLLTSNQALLQLEAARCLHELSHSEQSEVAEACLPATSYLLTYLAGHSSDLIELCLYTLGNLIVESEAGRKQLLPQGIVPALASCIQSPHLTVLEALGYALSQLLQAKEAPKKIIPSVLASPIPQHLLQLLQPGPKLNPGVAVEFAWCLHYIICSQVNNALLITHGAVSTLGLLLLHLAGTVQSSEDAGLELLVCPVLRCLSNLLTEEAVEAGGGQVQLRDERVVVSVFILLQFLLQKHPSLLPEGLWLLNNLTANSPSICTSLLSLDLIKPLLQLLPVSNVVLTVLCNVAEKGPAYCWHLWPGPLLSSLLDTLAFSDTEVVGQSLELLQLLFLYRPEAAQAFLQQSGLQALKRHEEEAQLQDRVHALQQTALHR; translated from the exons ATGCTCGGGGACTGCGTCCCCAGCCTGCAGTCCAGCGGGAACTTCCTCCAGCTCCACACCATGTTGAGCCCACGGCAAGGCCTTCTCAGGCCGGTGGGATGCGGGGTGGAGGAGCTGCGGCGCCGCCGGCGGGAGCGGGAGGCAG CACTGCGGCGGGCACGGAGGGAGCAGCAGCTGGTCAGCAAGAGGCTGCTGAGAGACGACACCCCAGAGGAAGCCGAAGGGGGATGTGTGGCCTCGATCCTCGGGGAAGCCGAG GTCCAGCAGTTCCTGTGGTTAGCCCAGCGGGGgacagaggaaaaggagagagaaggagctcTGGTCAGCCTTCGTCGAGGCTTGCAGCACCCAGAGACACAGCAGACCTTCATCAG GTTGGAGGGCAGCATGCGGACCCTGGTTGGGCTCCTGACCAGCAACCAGGCCCTGTTGCAGCTTGAGGCGGCTCGGTGCCTTCATGAGCTCTCTCATTCCGAGCAGTCCGAGGTGGCTGaggcctgcctgccagccacGTCCTACCTTCTCACCTACCTCGCCGGTCACAGCTCAGACCTTATA GAGCTCTGTCTGTATACACTGGGTAACCTGATTGTGGAGAGTGAAGCTGGGAGAAAGCAGCTCCTGCCACAGGGCATTGTtccagccttggcttcctgcatCCAG TCCCCCCATCTGACTGTGCTTGAAGCCCTTGGATATGCCTTGTCCCAGCTCCTGCAGGCTAAGGAAGCGCCAAAGAAGATCATCCC TTCCGTCCTGGCCTCCCCGATTCCCCAGCATTTGCTGCAACTATTGCAACCTGGACCAAAGCTGAACCCTGGGGTCGCTGTGGAGTTTGCCTGGTGCCTTCACTACATCATCTGCAG CCAGGTCAATAATGCCCTGCTCATCACCCATGGGGCCGTCTCCACTCTGGGGCTGCTACTCTTGCACTTGGCTGGGACTGTCCAGAGTTCTGAAGATGCAGGACTGGAGTTG CTGGTGTGCCCTGTGCTTCGGTGTCTAAGCAACTTGCTAACAGAGGAAGCGGTGGAAGCTGGGGGAGGGCAAGTGCAGCTCAGAGATGAGCGTGTCGTGGTATCCGTATTTATCCTTCTGCAGTTCCTCCTCCAGAAACACCCCAGCCTGCTTCCTGAGGGCCTTTGGCTTCTTAATAACCTCACTG CAAACAGCCCTAGCATCTGTACCTCCTTGCTCTCCCTGGATCTGATCAAGCCTCTCTTGCAGTTGTTGCCAGTATCTAATGTG GTGCTCACAGTTCTGTGCAACGTTGCAGAGAAGGGTCCTGCGTATTGCTGGCATCTGTGGCCAGGGCCCCTGCTCTCCTCCTTGCTGGACACATTGGCCTTCTCTGACACTGAAGTAGTAGGCCAGAGTTTGGAGCTGCTGCAACTGCTGTTCCTCTACCGGCCAGAG GCTGCCCAGGCCTTCCTGCAGCAATCAGGGCTGCAGGCCCTTAAAAGGCACGAGGAGGAAGCACAGCTCCAGGACCGAGTGCATGCTCTCCAGCAGACAGCTCTTCATAGATGA
- the TMCO6 gene encoding transmembrane and coiled-coil domain-containing protein 6 isoform X5, producing MRTLVGLLTSNQALLQLEAARCLHELSHSEQSEVAEACLPATSYLLTYLAGHSSDLIELCLYTLGNLIVESEAGRKQLLPQGIVPALASCIQSPHLTVLEALGYALSQLLQAKEAPKKIIPSVLASPIPQHLLQLLQPGPKLNPGVAVEFAWCLHYIICSQVNNALLITHGAVSTLGLLLLHLAGTVQSSEDAGLELLVCPVLRCLSNLLTEEAVEAGGGQVQLRDERVVVSVFILLQFLLQKHPSLLPEGLWLLNNLTANSPSICTSLLSLDLIKPLLQLLPVSNVVSVLVLTVLCNVAEKGPAYCWHLWPGPLLSSLLDTLAFSDTEVVGQSLELLQLLFLYRPEAAQAFLQQSGLQALKRHEEEAQLQDRVHALQQTALHR from the exons ATGCGGACCCTGGTTGGGCTCCTGACCAGCAACCAGGCCCTGTTGCAGCTTGAGGCGGCTCGGTGCCTTCATGAGCTCTCTCATTCCGAGCAGTCCGAGGTGGCTGaggcctgcctgccagccacGTCCTACCTTCTCACCTACCTCGCCGGTCACAGCTCAGACCTTATA GAGCTCTGTCTGTATACACTGGGTAACCTGATTGTGGAGAGTGAAGCTGGGAGAAAGCAGCTCCTGCCACAGGGCATTGTtccagccttggcttcctgcatCCAG TCCCCCCATCTGACTGTGCTTGAAGCCCTTGGATATGCCTTGTCCCAGCTCCTGCAGGCTAAGGAAGCGCCAAAGAAGATCATCCC TTCCGTCCTGGCCTCCCCGATTCCCCAGCATTTGCTGCAACTATTGCAACCTGGACCAAAGCTGAACCCTGGGGTCGCTGTGGAGTTTGCCTGGTGCCTTCACTACATCATCTGCAG CCAGGTCAATAATGCCCTGCTCATCACCCATGGGGCCGTCTCCACTCTGGGGCTGCTACTCTTGCACTTGGCTGGGACTGTCCAGAGTTCTGAAGATGCAGGACTGGAGTTG CTGGTGTGCCCTGTGCTTCGGTGTCTAAGCAACTTGCTAACAGAGGAAGCGGTGGAAGCTGGGGGAGGGCAAGTGCAGCTCAGAGATGAGCGTGTCGTGGTATCCGTATTTATCCTTCTGCAGTTCCTCCTCCAGAAACACCCCAGCCTGCTTCCTGAGGGCCTTTGGCTTCTTAATAACCTCACTG CAAACAGCCCTAGCATCTGTACCTCCTTGCTCTCCCTGGATCTGATCAAGCCTCTCTTGCAGTTGTTGCCAGTATCTAATGTGGTGAGCGTATTG GTGCTCACAGTTCTGTGCAACGTTGCAGAGAAGGGTCCTGCGTATTGCTGGCATCTGTGGCCAGGGCCCCTGCTCTCCTCCTTGCTGGACACATTGGCCTTCTCTGACACTGAAGTAGTAGGCCAGAGTTTGGAGCTGCTGCAACTGCTGTTCCTCTACCGGCCAGAG GCTGCCCAGGCCTTCCTGCAGCAATCAGGGCTGCAGGCCCTTAAAAGGCACGAGGAGGAAGCACAGCTCCAGGACCGAGTGCATGCTCTCCAGCAGACAGCTCTTCATAGATGA
- the TMCO6 gene encoding transmembrane and coiled-coil domain-containing protein 6 isoform X6, whose translation MCGLDPRGSRGPAVPVVSPAGDRGKGERRSSGQPSSRLAAPRDTADLHQELCLYTLGNLIVESEAGRKQLLPQGIVPALASCIQSPHLTVLEALGYALSQLLQAKEAPKKIIPSVLASPIPQHLLQLLQPGPKLNPGVAVEFAWCLHYIICSQVNNALLITHGAVSTLGLLLLHLAGTVQSSEDAGLELLVCPVLRCLSNLLTEEAVEAGGGQVQLRDERVVVSVFILLQFLLQKHPSLLPEGLWLLNNLTANSPSICTSLLSLDLIKPLLQLLPVSNVVSVLVLTVLCNVAEKGPAYCWHLWPGPLLSSLLDTLAFSDTEVVGQSLELLQLLFLYRPEAAQAFLQQSGLQALKRHEEEAQLQDRVHALQQTALHR comes from the exons ATGTGTGGCCTCGATCCTCGGGGAAGCCGAG GTCCAGCAGTTCCTGTGGTTAGCCCAGCGGGGgacagaggaaaaggagagagaaggagctcTGGTCAGCCTTCGTCGAGGCTTGCAGCACCCAGAGACACAGCAGACCTTCATCAG GAGCTCTGTCTGTATACACTGGGTAACCTGATTGTGGAGAGTGAAGCTGGGAGAAAGCAGCTCCTGCCACAGGGCATTGTtccagccttggcttcctgcatCCAG TCCCCCCATCTGACTGTGCTTGAAGCCCTTGGATATGCCTTGTCCCAGCTCCTGCAGGCTAAGGAAGCGCCAAAGAAGATCATCCC TTCCGTCCTGGCCTCCCCGATTCCCCAGCATTTGCTGCAACTATTGCAACCTGGACCAAAGCTGAACCCTGGGGTCGCTGTGGAGTTTGCCTGGTGCCTTCACTACATCATCTGCAG CCAGGTCAATAATGCCCTGCTCATCACCCATGGGGCCGTCTCCACTCTGGGGCTGCTACTCTTGCACTTGGCTGGGACTGTCCAGAGTTCTGAAGATGCAGGACTGGAGTTG CTGGTGTGCCCTGTGCTTCGGTGTCTAAGCAACTTGCTAACAGAGGAAGCGGTGGAAGCTGGGGGAGGGCAAGTGCAGCTCAGAGATGAGCGTGTCGTGGTATCCGTATTTATCCTTCTGCAGTTCCTCCTCCAGAAACACCCCAGCCTGCTTCCTGAGGGCCTTTGGCTTCTTAATAACCTCACTG CAAACAGCCCTAGCATCTGTACCTCCTTGCTCTCCCTGGATCTGATCAAGCCTCTCTTGCAGTTGTTGCCAGTATCTAATGTGGTGAGCGTATTG GTGCTCACAGTTCTGTGCAACGTTGCAGAGAAGGGTCCTGCGTATTGCTGGCATCTGTGGCCAGGGCCCCTGCTCTCCTCCTTGCTGGACACATTGGCCTTCTCTGACACTGAAGTAGTAGGCCAGAGTTTGGAGCTGCTGCAACTGCTGTTCCTCTACCGGCCAGAG GCTGCCCAGGCCTTCCTGCAGCAATCAGGGCTGCAGGCCCTTAAAAGGCACGAGGAGGAAGCACAGCTCCAGGACCGAGTGCATGCTCTCCAGCAGACAGCTCTTCATAGATGA